ACCAGGCGAAAGGTGGTCTGGATCATGCGGCTGCGAACGTAGCGGTCGATATGGCCGCCGAGCTCGCTCACCAGCGCCAGCTGGCGCTGCCGGGCGGCCTCCTGCTGCTGGCGGCGGTAGGCCTCGGCGTAGCTGTCGGCGCACAGACCCTCATCGAGGCGTACATCCAGCACGTCCACCAGATGCTCATCCAGTTCCTGAGTCAGAATGGCCGCTTCGAGCGCTGAGGCGGAGGTCACCATGACCCGATCGGGTAGCAACTTGAGCGCTTTCGGCAAGGCCCGGCGGATTTCCTGCGCGACTGGCCGCAGATCACGCCCGCCGTAGACCTCGGTGAACAGGAAGTCCATCCCGGCCTCGGCCCCCGGCCGCGTCAACAGATCCCGATGGCTGGCGCGCAGGCGCATGATCTGCCAGCGCTGCAAACGGTCCAGGCGCGCGGCAAAGCGTGCGTCGTCCGCATGCTGACGCAGTGCAAAGAAGCGCTCCAGTGCGGTGTGTAGTCGTTCCCCTGCGGTCATGCCGCCGTCCTGTCCAGCCAGAAAGAGCAAAGCGCGGCAATCATAGCACTGGATGCGCGTCCGGTCGGTATGTCGGTATAGTGCCCGATCGTACGGCGCAAGCAAAAAGGGGAGGCGATGCAAAGCTGGCAGTTCGGTCCTGTGGTGGTGCCCCTCGCGCTGCTGCCCTGGCTGGCGGGGCTGCTGGTGGCCTGGGCCGTTGCCCTGTGGCGGCGCAAGCGCGCCGGTGAACACGCGGCCACCGATGTCGAAAGCACCCTGTTCATG
This genomic interval from Isoalcanivorax indicus contains the following:
- a CDS encoding FFLEELY motif protein — translated: MTAGERLHTALERFFALRQHADDARFAARLDRLQRWQIMRLRASHRDLLTRPGAEAGMDFLFTEVYGGRDLRPVAQEIRRALPKALKLLPDRVMVTSASALEAAILTQELDEHLVDVLDVRLDEGLCADSYAEAYRRQQQEAARQRQLALVSELGGHIDRYVRSRMIQTTFRLVRRPAHAAGFASLYDFLDRGFAAMRPLPSVADLLDELAAREQALMARLLAGHPQPFPELTHG